The window CCCGCCGTCGTGGTGAACTGCGCCGCCTGGACCGCCGTCGACGACGCCGAGTCGCAGGAGGAGGCGGCGCTGCGGGTCAACGGCACGGGCCCCGAGGTCCTCGCCGCGGCCTGCCGTGAGCACGGCGTCGTGCTTCTCCAGGTCTCCACCGACTACGTCTTCGCCGGGGACGCCCAGAAGCCGTACCCGGAGGACGCCGCCGCCGGCCCGCGCAGCGCCTACGGCCGGACCAAACTGGCCGGGGAACGCGCCGTGCTGGACACCCTCCCGGACACCGGTTACGTCGTCCGTACCGCCTGGCTGTACGGCGCGTACGGCCCCAACTTCGTCCGTACGATGATCGAACTCGAGGGCGTCAAGGACGCCCTCGATGTGGTCGACGACCAGCGTGGGCAGCCCACTTGGACCGCAGATCTGGCCGACCGGCTCGTCCGGCTCGGACAGGCCGCCCTGGCCGGCGCCGTCCCCGCGGGCATCTACCACGGCACCAGCGGCGGGCAGACGACCTGGTTCGGCTTCACCCGGGAGATCTTCCGGCTGCTCGGGGCCGACCCGGCGCGTGTCCGCCCCACCACCAGCGGCGCCTTCGTCCGGCCTGCACCCAGGCCCGCGTTCAGTGTGCTCGGGCACGACCGCTGGGCGGCGGCCGGAATGGAACCGATCCGCGACTGGCGGGTGGCGCTGGCGGAGGCGTTCCCCGCCCTGCTCGCAGCGGAACGGCACAGCTCGCAGCGATGACCTCGCCCTCCGAGCCCCGCTGAATTCCGCCGGGGCCGCCCGTACCTCCCGCGGTCCCGGCCGGGCTCAGCCTCGGGCGCGCAGCTCCGCGTAGTACGCCTGACAGGCCTCGTACGACGGCAGCAGCCCCTGCTC is drawn from Streptomyces sp. NBC_01717 and contains these coding sequences:
- the rfbD gene encoding dTDP-4-dehydrorhamnose reductase encodes the protein MLGRDVLARLAGESVTAVAANRVALDIADPALVHAALEFHRPAVVVNCAAWTAVDDAESQEEAALRVNGTGPEVLAAACREHGVVLLQVSTDYVFAGDAQKPYPEDAAAGPRSAYGRTKLAGERAVLDTLPDTGYVVRTAWLYGAYGPNFVRTMIELEGVKDALDVVDDQRGQPTWTADLADRLVRLGQAALAGAVPAGIYHGTSGGQTTWFGFTREIFRLLGADPARVRPTTSGAFVRPAPRPAFSVLGHDRWAAAGMEPIRDWRVALAEAFPALLAAERHSSQR